TAGGAGGTCCAGAGGAGGTGCCTCATATCGAGGTTGATGAGGAGACTCAGGAAATAATTAAAGAGATGTTATCACAGATGGAGGGCTCGGTAGATATAAACTTCTTTACAAGTTCCAACTGCGCTGGGCGCGACACCAACTGGTGTGTCCCTACGGAGGAGTTACTAGACCTACTCGTGAAACTGGCGCCTCCAGGTAAGCTCAATGTCAAGAAGTACCACGCCGAGAGAGACATGGAGGCGTTTAAGAGGTTCGGAGTGGAGCCTCAGAGAGTCCCAGCGATATATTTCGGAGACGGGTTTATAAGGTACTGGGGGGCCCCCATGGGCGAGGAGGTGAGGGCCTTCATAGAGACTGTGGTTAGGCTCAGCACGGGGAAGACTGGATTGAGGCAGAAGACCAGGGCCGAGCTCTCGAATCTCGCCCAGAACGCGCCAAAGAGGGTATATATCTTAACTTTCGTCACGCCGAGTTGCCCCTACTGCCCATACGCGGCGTTGTTGGCCAATATGTTTGCTTTCGAAAGCAAGGGGAAGGTCGTGTCGGTGGTTGTAGAGGCTTATGAAAACCCGGATCTGGCAGATATGTACGGAGTAACTGGAGTCCCCACGGTGGTTCTACAGGCGGAGGACGCCGCCGTGGGAGATGTGGAGTTCGTCGGCGTGCCGCCGGAGCACGAGCTCCTGGCCCGTGTCAGGTACCACATGGGCCTCTCTTGATGAAAATAAGGCTTGCGACAAACAACCCCCATAAGCTCGCCGAGGTTTCTCAAATCCTCGCCCCCTTCGGCGTTGAAGTAGAGAGGCTGGACGCGGAGAAGGTAGAAATTCAACACGACGATGTGGAAGCCGTCGCGCGGAGAGCCGCAGAGCTCCTATGCAGTAGATACGGCGACTATGTAGCCGTGGAAGACACAGGCCTATATATAGAGGCTCTAGGCGGCTTCCCAGGGCCCTACGCCGAGTATGTCTACAGAACCATCGGCCTAGGCGGGGTTCTGAAACTCCTCAAAGGGGTGGCCAATCGGCGGGCGCTTTTTAAATGCGCAGTGGCTATATGTATAGGGGGTAGGGTCGAGGTTTTTACGGGGGAGGCCAGGGGCTACATTGCGAACGAGCCGAGGGGCCGCGGCGGGTTTGGATACGACCCGATCTTCATACCTGATGGCATGTCCCAAACCTTTGCAGAGCTCGGAGAAGAGGTGAAGAATAAAATTTCTCACAGAGCGAGGGCTTTCTCAGCGCTGGGGGCTTGGCTGACTAAAAAGAATTTATTTAAATAAGGCCGTTTGTAAAGTTGTGGATCTCTTCAGCAGACCTGTAATTGAGTTCGCCACAAAAAATGTAGTGACTGTAGGAGAGCGGGAGAAAGTCCTAAACGCGATGAAGACAATGGTAAGTCTCGACATTAGGAGGCTCCCCATTGTACGTGGAGATAAGCTAGTAGGCATAATAACAATGCTGGACATCTTAGATGCGATATATTCATGGGTTAGTGATAAAAACGCCGAGGGCTCTCTCTACAGCGACATCTATATGAAAAACGTGATTGAGATAGGCACGAGAAGTGTAGTTTCCGCCAGGCCCGAGACCCCAGTGGCTGAGGTGATTTCCCTCTTCCTAAGACACAACTTCGGATCTATGCCCATAGTCGACGAGGCCGGGAGGCTTTTGGGAATATTCACAGAGTGGGATGTGTTAAAAATCGCCTCCCAGCTAGACTTCCCGCACAGAGTTAGAGACGTGATGACGCGCATTATCTACGTCCTAACCCCGTACTCCACGGTGATGGACGTCCTGGAGGGGATCACCATTTACAAATTCAGACGGTACCCCATTGTAGACGAAAGCGGACGAGTTGTGTCAATGTTGCACGCCAAGGACGTCTTGAGGTACTTCGCAGACGATGAGACAGTTGAGAAAATACGCCAGGGGGCTGTCGAGGAGGTGGTAAACAACTACGTCATCAACATAGCCAAGTCCCCAATTTTCCTCACAAAGCCAAACGACCCGGTCATAGACGTTATTAGAAAGATGCTGGAATTTGACGTAGGTGGGGTCCCCGTGGTAAACGAAGAGGGCACAGCCGTGATCGGCATGGTTACAGAAAAGACCCTGATGCTTCTTTTTGAAGAGGGGGCGTAGTAGCAACACGCCCACGCCGCGGGTTTTTA
The sequence above is drawn from the Pyrobaculum ferrireducens genome and encodes:
- the pdo gene encoding protein disulfide oxidoreductase, whose product is MAVPIGGPEEVPHIEVDEETQEIIKEMLSQMEGSVDINFFTSSNCAGRDTNWCVPTEELLDLLVKLAPPGKLNVKKYHAERDMEAFKRFGVEPQRVPAIYFGDGFIRYWGAPMGEEVRAFIETVVRLSTGKTGLRQKTRAELSNLAQNAPKRVYILTFVTPSCPYCPYAALLANMFAFESKGKVVSVVVEAYENPDLADMYGVTGVPTVVLQAEDAAVGDVEFVGVPPEHELLARVRYHMGLS
- a CDS encoding XTP/dITP diphosphatase, which translates into the protein MKIRLATNNPHKLAEVSQILAPFGVEVERLDAEKVEIQHDDVEAVARRAAELLCSRYGDYVAVEDTGLYIEALGGFPGPYAEYVYRTIGLGGVLKLLKGVANRRALFKCAVAICIGGRVEVFTGEARGYIANEPRGRGGFGYDPIFIPDGMSQTFAELGEEVKNKISHRARAFSALGAWLTKKNLFK
- a CDS encoding CBS domain-containing protein encodes the protein MDLFSRPVIEFATKNVVTVGEREKVLNAMKTMVSLDIRRLPIVRGDKLVGIITMLDILDAIYSWVSDKNAEGSLYSDIYMKNVIEIGTRSVVSARPETPVAEVISLFLRHNFGSMPIVDEAGRLLGIFTEWDVLKIASQLDFPHRVRDVMTRIIYVLTPYSTVMDVLEGITIYKFRRYPIVDESGRVVSMLHAKDVLRYFADDETVEKIRQGAVEEVVNNYVINIAKSPIFLTKPNDPVIDVIRKMLEFDVGGVPVVNEEGTAVIGMVTEKTLMLLFEEGA